The Lonchura striata isolate bLonStr1 chromosome 5, bLonStr1.mat, whole genome shotgun sequence genome window below encodes:
- the E2F7 gene encoding transcription factor E2F7, which produces MEVSVLALRDLASARPGRRGRTEAAQKENIYDRSRMAPKTPIKNEPIDLSKQKGCTPERSPITPVKIIDRPQPDPWTPTTNLKILVSAASPDMRDREKKKELFRPIENSEQSDTPDSLQYDIVDDSTVDEFEKQRPSRKQKSLGLLCQKFLARYPNYPLSTEKTTISLDEVASILGVERRRIYDIVNVLESLHLVSRVAKNQYCWHGRHNLSQTLKMLQEAGELQYGELMTSQHKEQDLEYKFGERKKETIPDSQDRPLLDFSEPDCTSASANSRKDKSLRIMSQKFVMLFLVSKTKIVTLDIAAKILIEETQDTVDHSKFKTKVRRLYDIANVLTSLGLIKKVHVTEERGRKPAFKWIGPVEFPEKTDELRGHSPTSDPLPETQRGTCAQYQTSATEKQRFTRHSSFNSAQPCEATRRKVSSEPNSPRQERQACIVNSDENCSKMINLAAVCRQKMEEDTGNKACDTEIILSSAKNSNISLPFSLLPVPGDSDFCVNPLPQAVFPVVQADVPSFSLPNGISSQASHPCTPAASKTENGKPTLGPNQPFLCFPSSSLFMLCGSLQENNLSEPLPTTGDLGNRSAEAQVAVPPTVCQKRSSHKCSSPSAPVDDDEPAAKKQTLEHGDLPLSLVVPKKPSESPKAESSPGSGCSAAVHLETNHLDLASPAAPEVANKESTKSLDYQEQEKQSQNKDPDEPPPGNEHISKENANQPFQPQYLYVQPTAGLSSFNFLFSANQTPGAISLATNQLPSLSVPCVMVPSAALASFPLVCSPSFTSPLSSVPDGSFSAAASTNFSMSSLPSTTPVFISTAAVVTPKVSPTPSVDPQQPAHPSLHLSPVLTRSCSAVKLDSPVCMGHPVTLLKLQQPSSAPLTPKSIRPAHHEAFFKTPGSLGDPVAWKKNEGNQTRNASSVQRRLEISSTSPD; this is translated from the exons ATGGAGGTGAGCGTCCTAGCGCTGCGGGACCTGGCGAGCGcccggccggggcggcggggccgcacCGAGGCGGCCCAGAAG gaaaacatATATGATCGATCCAGGATGGCCCCAAAGACTCCCATTAAGAATGAACCAATTGATTTATCTAAGCAAAAAGGCTGCACACCGGAAAGAAGTCCAATCACACCTGTTAAGATAATTGACAGACCTCAACCTGATCCCTGGACTCCTACTACTAACCTGAAGATTCTTGTTAGTGCTGCTAGTCCTGACATGAGAGacagggaaaagaagaaagagctCTTCAGACCCATAGAAAACAGTGAGCAGAGTGACACACCTGATTCGTTACAG taTGATATAGTAGATGACAGCACGGTTGATGAATTTGAAAAGCAGAGGCccagcagaaaacagaaaagcttaGGACTTTTGTGCCAAAAGTTTCTAGCTCGCTATCCAAATTATCCATTGTCAACAGAGAAAACTACCATTTCTTTGGATGAAGTGGCTTCAATTCTTG GAGTTGAGCGGAGACGAATTTACGATATTGTGAATGTCCTGGAGTCACTGCACTTGGTCAGCCGTGTGGCCAAGAACCAATACTGCTGGCATGGCCGGCACAACCTCAGCCAGACTCTGAAAATGCttcaggaggcaggagagctacAGTATGGAGAGTTAATGACCTCCCAGCACAAGGAGCAGGACTTAGAGTACAAATTTGGAGAACGGAAAAAGGAGACTATTCCAGATTCTCAAGACAGGCCATTACTGGACTTTTCAGAACCAGATTGCACCTCTG CATCTGCAAACAGCAGAAAGGACAAGTCATTGCGGATTATGAGCCAAAAGTTTGTCATGCTGTTCCTTGTCTCCAAGACCAAGATAGTCACTCTGGACATCGCAGCAAAGATACTGATAGAAGAAACCCAGGATACAGTGGACCACAGCAAATTTAAAA CAAAGGTACGAAGACTGTATGATATTGCCAATGTTCTCACCAGCCTAGGCTTGATCAAGAAAGTCCATGTCACAGAGGAGCGAGGACGCAAACCAGCTTTCAAGTGGATCGGGCCTGTGGAGTTCCCCGAAAAAACTG ATGAGCTGAGAGGGCATAGCCCAACATCAGATCCTCtgccagagacacagagaggAACCTGTGCCCAGTACCAGACCAGTGCTACTGAAAAACAAAGGTTTACACGTCACTCTTCATTTAACAGTGCACAGCCTTGTGAAGCAACCAGAAGGAAGGTCAGTTCTGAGCCTAACAGCCCACGTCAAGAGAGGCAAG CCTGTATTGTGAATTCAGATGAAAATTGTTCCAAAATGATAAATCTAGCAGCTGTCTGCAGGCAGAAAATGGAGGAAGATACTGG gAATAAAGCTTGTGACACCGAAATAATACTAAGTTCAGCAAAGAACTCCAACATAAGCTTACCTTTCTCCCTTCTTCCAGTTCCTGGGGACTCTGATTTTTGTGTAAACCCTTTGCCTCAGGCAGTTTTCCCTGTGGTTCAGGCAGATGTGCCAAGCTTCTCACTACCAAATGGTATCAGCAGCCAGGCTTCACACCCTTGCACACCAGCAGCTTccaaaacagaaaatggaaaacctACCCTGGGCCCCAACCAACCTTTCCTGTGCTTCCCATCTTCATCCCTTTTTATGTTGTGTGGCAGTCTTCAGGAAAATAACTTGAGTGAGCCCCTGCCCACTACAGGAGACCTGGGAAACAGGAGTGCGGAAGCTCAGGTTGCTGTACCTCCCACTGTCTGCCAAAAACGCAGCTCCCACAAGTGCTCATCGCCCTCTGCACCTGTAGATGATGACGAGCCAGCAGCCAAAAAGCAGACGTTAGAGCACGGTGATCTGCCCCTCTCACTTGTAGTACCCAAG AAGCCTTCTGAGTCACCCAAGGCAGAATCTTCCCCAGGAAGTGGCTGTTCAGCTGCTGTACATCTAGAAACAAATCATCTTGACCTCGCAagtcctgctgctccagaggtGGCAAACAAGGAGTCTACTAAGTCTTTGGATTATCAGGAGCAAGAAAAACAATCTCAGAACAAAGACCCTGATGAACCCCCTCCAGGAAATGAGCACATCTCTAAAGAAAATGCCAATCAGCCTTTCCAGCCACAGTATCTTTATGTTCAGCCTACTGCTG GATTAAGCAGTTTTAATTTCCTGTTCTCTGCAAATCAAACCCCTGGTGCCATCAGCCTGGCTACGAACCAGTTGCCTTCTCTAAGTGTACCCTGTGTCATGGTGCCATCAGCAGCCTTGGCTTCCTTCCCTCTCGTCTGTTCCCCCTCATTCACCAGTCCTCTTTCCTCAGTTCCTGAtggctccttctcagctgctgcctccacaAATTTCAGTATGTCCAGCCTGCCATCAACCACCCCTGTGTTCATAAGCACTGCGGCTGTTGTCACTCCCAAGGTCTCACCCACCCCTTCAGTGGATCCACAGCAGCCAGCTCACCCCTCTCTGCACCTGAGTCCTGTGCTTACAAGATCTTGCAGTGCTGTTAAGCTGGACTCCCCTGTGTGTATGGGACACCCAGTGACCCttctgaagctgcagcag CCTTCGTCAGCTCCTCTCACTCCCAAGAGTATTCGTCCTGCACATCATGAGGCATTTTTCAAAACTCCTGGAAGTCTTGGAGACCCTGTGgcatggaagaaaaatgaaggcAACCAGACCAGAAATGCCAGTTCTGTGCAGAGAAGACTGGAAATCTCTAGTACCAGCCCTGACTAA